The proteins below are encoded in one region of Oncorhynchus kisutch isolate 150728-3 linkage group LG14, Okis_V2, whole genome shotgun sequence:
- the LOC109903548 gene encoding frizzled-1-like isoform X2: protein MASSIWWVILALTWFLSAGMKWGHEAIEANSQYFHLAAWAVPAVKTITILAVGQVDGDVLSGVCYVGNNSVDALRGFVLAPLFIYLSLGTSFLLAGFVSLFRIRTIMKHDGTKTEKLEKLMVRIGIFSVLYTVPATIVIACYFYEQAFREQWEKSWVSRTCKNYAVPCPGHHQPQMSPDFTVFMIKYLMTLIVGITSGFWIWSSKTLNSWRRFYTRLAINKQGETTV, encoded by the coding sequence ATGGCCAGCTCCATCTGGTGGGTCATCCTAGCCTTGACGTGGTTCTTGTCAGCCGGGATGAAGTGGGGTCACGAGGCCATCGAAGCCAACTCGCAGTACTTCCACCTGGCGGCATGGGCAGTACCTGCCGTCAAGACCATCACCATCCTGGCGGTGGGGCAGGTGGACGGAGACGTTCTGAGCGGCGTGTGCTACGTGGGCAATAACAGCGTGGACGCTCTCCGAGGTTTCGTTCTGGCTCCGCTCTTCATCTACCTCTCCCTGGGCACCTCGTTCCTTCTGGCAGGCTTCGTGTCGCTCTTCCGCATCCGGACCATCATGAAGCACGACGGCACCAAGACGGAGAAACTGGAGAAGCTCATGGTGCGCATTGGCATCTTCAGCGTGCTCTACACGGTGCCCGCCACCATCGTCATCGCATGCTACTTCTATGAGCAGGCGTTCAGGGAACAGTGGGAGAAGAGTTGGGTAAGTCGGACATGTAAAAACTACGCCGTGCCATGCCCCGGGCACCATCAACCGCAGATGTCGCCGGACTTTACCGTCTTCATGATCAAGTACCTGATGACGTTGATCGTGGGTATCACCTCTGGCTTTTGGATTTGGTCGAGTAAAACGCTGAATTCGTGGAGGAGATTTTATACGAGACTGGCGATCAATAAACAGGGTGAGACGACC